In the genome of Actinomadura graeca, one region contains:
- a CDS encoding amino acid permease, with product MVEKLPDQAADDYQRGLGTRQIQMLAIGGTIGTGLFLGAGENIAKAGPSLILTYAVAGLMLFFVMRALGELLAYRRAEGGFAGYAREFLGPFWGYATTWTYWIIWVTTGMAELTAAGKYVQKWWPDVEQWQTALVALLVLFVVNLISVKLFGELEFWFAMIKVAAIVMMILVGIGVLVFGFSDAGKTAEVGNLWSHGGVFPEGISPTLMTLQMVMFAYLGVELVGVTASEAKDPEKNIPRAINALPVRFALFYLGSLLVILSVVPWTEFRGGASPFVLAFDKIGIPGGADIVNFVVLTAALSSCNAGGLYSTSRMLRTTGVNGDGPKALAKLNGRGVPVLTVVISTLVMGIGVIVNAVVPEKAFEYITSVSTGGAILVWTVILVAHMVYRRRVAAGTAPKSPYRMPWAPYTNWIVLAFFVFVTVTIAWEADTRIALYVMAGWLVVIAAGWPIVRRNSQDATKVKVALAEESTSA from the coding sequence ATGGTCGAAAAGCTCCCAGATCAGGCTGCAGATGACTACCAGCGAGGACTCGGCACCCGCCAGATCCAGATGCTGGCGATCGGCGGGACGATCGGCACGGGGTTGTTCCTCGGGGCCGGAGAGAACATCGCGAAGGCGGGGCCGAGCCTGATCCTGACCTACGCGGTCGCCGGGCTGATGCTGTTCTTCGTGATGAGGGCGCTCGGTGAGCTGCTCGCGTACCGGAGGGCCGAAGGGGGGTTCGCCGGGTATGCCCGGGAATTCCTGGGACCCTTCTGGGGGTACGCCACGACGTGGACGTACTGGATCATCTGGGTCACGACCGGCATGGCGGAACTGACCGCGGCCGGGAAGTACGTACAGAAGTGGTGGCCGGACGTCGAGCAGTGGCAGACGGCGCTGGTGGCGCTGCTGGTGCTGTTCGTCGTCAACCTGATCTCGGTCAAGCTGTTCGGTGAGCTGGAGTTCTGGTTCGCCATGATCAAGGTCGCGGCGATCGTGATGATGATCCTCGTCGGGATCGGGGTGCTGGTCTTCGGGTTCAGCGACGCGGGGAAGACGGCCGAGGTCGGGAACCTGTGGTCGCATGGCGGGGTCTTCCCGGAGGGGATCAGCCCGACGCTGATGACGCTCCAGATGGTCATGTTCGCCTACCTGGGCGTCGAGCTGGTGGGCGTGACGGCGAGCGAGGCCAAGGACCCGGAGAAGAACATCCCGAGGGCGATCAACGCGCTGCCGGTGCGGTTCGCGCTGTTCTACCTGGGGTCGCTGCTGGTGATCCTGTCGGTGGTGCCGTGGACGGAGTTCAGGGGCGGCGCGAGCCCGTTCGTGCTGGCCTTCGACAAGATCGGCATTCCGGGCGGGGCGGACATCGTCAACTTCGTGGTCCTCACCGCGGCGCTGTCGTCCTGCAACGCGGGCGGGCTGTACTCGACGTCGCGGATGCTGCGGACGACGGGGGTCAACGGTGACGGGCCCAAGGCGCTGGCCAAGCTGAACGGACGCGGTGTGCCGGTGCTGACGGTCGTGATCTCGACGCTCGTCATGGGCATCGGCGTGATCGTCAACGCGGTGGTGCCGGAGAAGGCGTTCGAGTACATCACGTCCGTCTCCACCGGCGGGGCCATCCTGGTGTGGACGGTCATCCTGGTGGCGCACATGGTCTACCGCCGGCGGGTGGCGGCCGGGACGGCGCCGAAGTCGCCGTACCGGATGCCGTGGGCGCCGTACACGAACTGGATCGTGCTGGCGTTCTTCGTGTTCGTCACCGTGACGATCGCGTGGGAGGCCGACACCAGGATCGCGCTGTATGTGATGGCGGGATGGCTCGTGGTGATCGCGGCGGGCTGGCCGATCGTGCGGCGCAACTCGCAGGACGCGACGAAGGTGAAGGTCGCGCTCGCGGAGGAGAGTACGAGCGCCTGA
- a CDS encoding HNH endonuclease → MDKGVLSADAVLKTLAEYDQLGQQEFLALYGYRPARSYLLVHEGREYDSKAIAGVAHKYEYGQPLTWEDFSGGREGAARWLQDLGFSVKVLRNPDWAWDELVLACDLVAKNNWKGLDAANADVVELSRLLNLAPIHSPESRSDTFRNPNGVARKTFDLATHHPDYTGKPTNGGALDLEVIDAFLKRPHEMAEAAALLREGLASGDLTGGSLPNDDTESEDFSAPEGRLLLRRHLSRERSRKLRRRKIDSVLKLGGTLACEACGFDFEKTYGARGAGYIECHHVVPLHQAGEGSTKLSDLALICANCHRMIHRAAPWPTPAELKALIEQA, encoded by the coding sequence ATGGATAAAGGAGTTCTCAGCGCCGATGCCGTCTTGAAGACGCTCGCGGAGTATGACCAGCTTGGGCAACAAGAGTTCCTTGCCTTGTATGGGTACCGTCCTGCCCGTTCGTACCTACTTGTCCATGAGGGTAGAGAGTACGACTCCAAGGCCATCGCCGGAGTGGCGCACAAGTACGAGTATGGGCAGCCTCTGACGTGGGAGGACTTCAGCGGTGGTCGGGAAGGCGCTGCACGCTGGCTTCAGGATCTTGGCTTTTCTGTCAAGGTGCTACGCAACCCGGACTGGGCATGGGATGAGCTTGTCCTTGCCTGCGACCTGGTAGCTAAGAACAACTGGAAGGGGTTGGACGCGGCTAACGCGGACGTGGTCGAGCTTTCCCGGTTGCTCAACCTCGCCCCAATCCACAGCCCGGAGTCCCGTAGCGACACCTTCCGCAACCCGAACGGCGTCGCACGCAAGACTTTCGACCTGGCTACCCACCACCCCGACTACACCGGAAAGCCGACCAATGGCGGGGCGCTCGACCTCGAAGTCATCGACGCCTTCCTCAAGCGGCCTCACGAGATGGCCGAAGCTGCTGCTCTCCTGCGCGAGGGTCTTGCGTCTGGCGACCTCACTGGCGGCAGCCTGCCGAACGACGACACCGAGTCTGAGGACTTCAGTGCTCCCGAGGGCCGTCTACTCCTCCGGCGCCACCTGTCCCGCGAGCGCAGCCGGAAGCTTAGAAGGCGGAAGATCGACAGCGTTCTCAAGCTTGGTGGAACTCTGGCCTGCGAGGCCTGTGGCTTCGACTTCGAGAAAACGTACGGTGCCCGCGGGGCCGGCTACATCGAATGCCATCACGTAGTCCCCCTCCACCAGGCCGGAGAGGGTTCAACCAAGCTCAGTGACCTCGCCCTCATCTGCGCCAACTGCCATCGCATGATCCACCGCGCAGCACCGTGGCCTACCCCAGCCGAACTCAAGGCGCTCATCGAACAAGCTTGA
- a CDS encoding tyrosine-type recombinase/integrase produces the protein MQNITYDARIYKTEVYKGKSVTTYTARWKVGPQVWRESFRVKAQVDSFQAELRAAARKGEAFDVTTGRPVSWGRAKKDMSWYAFCLAYVDMKWKGISAKHRANTAWALVTVTPVMLATERGRSKDQHIRTALRRWAFNTKNRPTCPPDVAEVLRWVENNTKPMSVLNDPAAVRELLNAAATRLDGKPAAPSTVQRNRAILHHACEYAVEIGVLPNNPIKTTKWKARSKSSAEVDRRSVVNHAQARRLLGAVRRQRPSGQRLMAFFAVIYYAALRPEEAVNLRVENVTLPALVWADDTQKWQEPIDDWGELHFNTASPEVGTDWTDDGANRERRQLKGRAEGAWRRVPTPPPLTRILRAHLRDIGPGPGGRLFWGIRGGELASITYRRAWDAARRVALSEAEYASPLARRVYDLRHACVSTWLNGGVPPTDIAEWAGHSVEVLLRVYAKCIEGQHEAAKRRIEQALRDG, from the coding sequence ATGCAGAACATCACCTACGACGCCCGCATCTACAAGACCGAGGTCTACAAGGGGAAGAGCGTCACCACCTACACCGCCCGGTGGAAGGTCGGCCCCCAGGTGTGGCGCGAATCCTTCCGTGTCAAGGCTCAAGTCGACAGCTTCCAAGCGGAGCTGCGCGCCGCCGCCCGTAAGGGTGAGGCGTTTGACGTCACGACCGGCCGCCCGGTGAGTTGGGGACGCGCCAAGAAAGACATGTCCTGGTATGCGTTCTGCCTTGCCTACGTGGACATGAAGTGGAAGGGCATCTCTGCCAAGCACCGCGCGAACACGGCATGGGCGCTCGTCACCGTCACGCCCGTGATGCTCGCCACCGAACGCGGCAGGTCCAAAGACCAGCACATCCGGACCGCGCTTCGCCGGTGGGCGTTCAACACCAAGAACCGTCCCACGTGCCCGCCGGACGTCGCCGAGGTTCTGCGCTGGGTCGAGAACAACACCAAGCCTATGTCCGTGTTGAACGACCCCGCCGCCGTGCGGGAACTTCTCAATGCCGCGGCCACGCGCCTCGACGGCAAGCCGGCCGCGCCGTCGACCGTCCAGCGCAACCGCGCGATCCTGCACCACGCGTGCGAATACGCCGTGGAAATCGGCGTGTTGCCCAACAACCCGATCAAGACGACGAAATGGAAGGCACGGAGTAAGAGTTCCGCCGAGGTCGACCGCCGTTCGGTGGTCAACCACGCCCAAGCGCGCCGACTTCTCGGAGCGGTCCGCCGGCAGAGGCCGAGCGGGCAACGCCTCATGGCGTTCTTCGCCGTCATCTACTACGCCGCCCTTCGCCCGGAAGAGGCTGTGAACCTCCGCGTCGAGAACGTCACGCTTCCCGCCCTGGTCTGGGCGGACGACACACAGAAGTGGCAGGAACCCATCGACGACTGGGGAGAACTGCACTTCAACACCGCCAGTCCGGAAGTCGGAACCGACTGGACCGACGATGGCGCCAACCGGGAACGGCGCCAGCTCAAAGGCCGTGCCGAGGGGGCATGGCGCCGCGTGCCGACCCCGCCACCGCTTACCCGCATCCTGCGCGCCCACCTGCGGGACATCGGCCCCGGCCCCGGCGGGCGCCTGTTCTGGGGAATCCGCGGCGGCGAGCTGGCCAGCATCACCTACCGCCGCGCGTGGGATGCGGCCCGCCGCGTGGCGCTCAGTGAGGCCGAGTACGCCTCGCCGCTCGCCAGGAGGGTCTACGACCTCCGGCATGCCTGCGTGTCCACCTGGCTCAATGGGGGAGTGCCGCCGACCGACATCGCCGAGTGGGCCGGCCACAGTGTTGAGGTGCTGCTACGCGTCTATGCGAAGTGCATCGAGGGGCAGCACGAGGCAGCCAAGCGCCGCATCGAGCAGGCACTACGGGACGGCTGA
- a CDS encoding helix-turn-helix transcriptional regulator: protein MKTAIRPKEMLTLAEVCAEIKISRSTFYDWRAKGLAPECSKIPNGELRVSREDLDAWWEARKVAA from the coding sequence GTGAAAACGGCAATCCGTCCCAAGGAAATGCTCACCCTCGCCGAGGTGTGCGCCGAGATCAAGATTTCGCGATCCACCTTCTACGACTGGCGCGCCAAGGGACTCGCGCCGGAATGCTCGAAAATCCCGAACGGCGAACTGCGCGTCAGCCGCGAAGACCTCGATGCGTGGTGGGAAGCTCGGAAGGTGGCCGCCTGA
- a CDS encoding DUF3631 domain-containing protein encodes MTTNPATPDDQPVNGAALLESLRAALTRYVILPSPQAADAVALWIAATHAQPAWPHAPRLVIRAPEKRCGKSRLLDVVEATCHVPFITVNSSPAAVYRSITDDPPTLLVDEADTIFGAKADGNEDLRGLLNAGHQRNRPAKRYDANANRVESIPTFAMAALAGIGAMPDTIEDRAVVIRMRRRAPGETVSPFRHKRDRQPLRQLATDLNTWLRADLNTLEAAEPAMPVEDRAADTWEPLVVVADHAGAPWPERARAAVLALTADADDNGQMSTRLRLLTDCRTAFGAETALPTAVLLDRLKADPEAPWGDYGPNGLTAMKLGTILREYEIRSDTIRFQSGQAKGYRRADFTDAWARYCPADDTPPGNAEPATVLPMPGVGRTSRTSLNTAGQTR; translated from the coding sequence ATGACCACCAACCCCGCCACCCCGGACGACCAACCGGTGAACGGCGCCGCACTGCTCGAATCGCTGCGCGCCGCCCTCACCCGGTACGTCATCCTGCCGAGTCCCCAGGCCGCCGACGCCGTCGCCCTGTGGATCGCCGCCACACACGCGCAACCGGCATGGCCGCACGCCCCGCGCCTGGTCATCCGCGCCCCGGAAAAGCGGTGCGGAAAGTCCCGGCTCTTGGACGTGGTCGAGGCCACATGCCACGTCCCGTTCATCACCGTCAACAGCAGCCCGGCCGCGGTCTACCGGTCCATCACCGACGACCCGCCCACGCTGCTGGTAGACGAAGCGGACACCATCTTCGGGGCGAAGGCCGATGGGAACGAGGATCTGCGCGGACTGCTCAATGCCGGTCATCAGCGCAACCGCCCCGCCAAGCGGTACGACGCCAACGCCAACCGCGTCGAATCCATCCCCACCTTCGCCATGGCCGCGCTCGCCGGAATCGGCGCCATGCCCGACACCATCGAAGACCGCGCCGTCGTCATCCGCATGCGCCGCCGCGCTCCCGGCGAAACCGTCTCCCCATTCCGGCACAAGCGCGACCGGCAACCGCTCCGCCAACTCGCCACGGACCTCAACACCTGGCTACGCGCCGACCTCAACACATTGGAGGCCGCCGAACCCGCAATGCCCGTCGAAGACCGCGCCGCCGACACCTGGGAACCGCTCGTGGTCGTCGCCGACCACGCCGGTGCCCCTTGGCCCGAACGCGCCCGCGCCGCCGTCCTCGCACTCACCGCAGACGCCGACGACAACGGCCAGATGTCCACCCGGCTCCGCCTGCTCACCGACTGCCGGACCGCATTCGGCGCCGAGACCGCCCTTCCCACCGCCGTTCTCCTCGACCGCCTCAAGGCCGACCCCGAAGCACCCTGGGGCGATTACGGCCCCAACGGGCTCACCGCCATGAAACTCGGCACCATCCTGCGCGAATACGAGATCCGTTCCGACACCATCCGGTTCCAGAGCGGGCAGGCCAAGGGCTACCGCCGCGCCGACTTCACCGACGCATGGGCGCGGTACTGCCCCGCCGACGACACCCCGCCCGGCAATGCCGAACCGGCCACCGTCCTGCCCATGCCGGGGGTAGGCCGTACCAGCCGTACCAGCCTCAACACCGCAGGTCAGACCCGATGA
- a CDS encoding bifunctional DNA primase/polymerase has product MPPSAQRTGRGHARPQHLTSAALDYARRGWRVFPVRPDAKKPPALHSQAACPGRGPCASGHRKWEDRATTDPDRIAAAWAHAPYGVGIACGPSGLVVIDLDVPAPGEQPPPGWALPGVRDGADVLAVLAERAGAAIDFDTFTVATPRGGMHLYYTAPPGTRIGNRAGERGAGLGWKVDVRGWGGYVLAPPSTNTGRPYRLTHDTAPVPLPEWLTGLLTPAPPAPPPLECPPATADPIADLPAYARTALQGEGQRVAGARTGGRNHALNKAAYNLGRLVGAGLLTADHAADHLTQAAAVHLGTGGLTPAEIRTTIASGLTAGTRNPRTITRGNPA; this is encoded by the coding sequence GTGCCGCCGAGCGCGCAGCGCACCGGCCGCGGCCACGCCCGGCCGCAGCACTTGACCAGTGCGGCACTGGACTACGCGCGCCGCGGGTGGCGGGTGTTCCCGGTCCGCCCGGACGCCAAGAAGCCGCCCGCGCTGCACAGCCAAGCCGCCTGCCCTGGCCGCGGCCCCTGCGCGAGCGGGCACCGCAAGTGGGAGGACCGCGCCACCACCGACCCTGACCGCATCGCCGCCGCGTGGGCGCACGCACCCTACGGCGTCGGGATCGCGTGCGGCCCGTCCGGGCTGGTCGTCATCGACCTGGACGTGCCCGCCCCCGGCGAGCAACCGCCCCCCGGATGGGCGCTGCCGGGCGTGCGGGACGGCGCCGACGTGCTCGCGGTGCTGGCCGAACGCGCCGGCGCTGCCATCGACTTCGACACCTTCACCGTGGCCACCCCGCGCGGCGGCATGCACCTGTACTACACCGCCCCGCCCGGAACCCGGATCGGCAACCGCGCCGGCGAGCGCGGCGCCGGACTGGGCTGGAAGGTCGACGTCCGCGGCTGGGGCGGGTACGTGCTCGCCCCGCCCAGCACCAACACCGGCCGCCCCTACCGCCTCACCCACGACACCGCCCCGGTCCCCCTCCCGGAGTGGCTGACGGGCCTTCTCACCCCCGCCCCGCCGGCGCCTCCCCCCTTGGAGTGCCCCCCGGCCACCGCGGACCCGATCGCTGATCTGCCGGCCTATGCCCGGACGGCACTCCAAGGGGAGGGGCAGCGGGTGGCCGGCGCGCGCACCGGTGGCCGCAACCACGCCCTTAACAAAGCCGCCTACAACCTCGGCCGTCTCGTCGGCGCCGGCCTGCTCACCGCCGACCACGCCGCCGATCACCTCACCCAAGCCGCCGCCGTCCACCTCGGCACCGGCGGACTCACCCCCGCCGAAATCCGCACCACCATCGCCTCCGGCCTCACCGCCGGAACCCGCAACCCGCGCACCATCACCAGGGGGAACCCCGCATGA
- a CDS encoding DNA cytosine methyltransferase, which translates to MTHPARHVPPVARNGLSILDVFACAGGAGMGYHLAGFDVTAIDIQPQPHNPFPFIRADALDALADRTFLAGFDAIHASPPCQAYTLAQRIRGNTHPDLIAPVRALLQASGLPYVIENVPGAPLHNPVTLCGAMFPGLRVYRHREFETSHPVPAPAHPAHAAPLRKMGRPPQPGEFVHVVGNFSGVDYAREAMDIAWMTRDELREAIPPAYTLHIGTALADALTAGEVAA; encoded by the coding sequence ATGACGCACCCCGCCCGCCACGTCCCGCCTGTGGCCCGCAACGGCCTAAGCATCCTGGACGTGTTCGCCTGCGCCGGTGGCGCGGGCATGGGCTACCACCTCGCTGGATTCGACGTGACGGCCATCGACATCCAGCCGCAGCCGCACAACCCATTCCCCTTCATCCGCGCCGACGCCCTCGACGCGCTGGCCGACCGGACATTCCTCGCCGGATTCGACGCCATCCACGCCAGCCCGCCATGCCAGGCATACACCCTCGCGCAGCGGATCCGCGGCAACACACACCCCGACCTCATCGCCCCCGTCCGCGCCCTCTTGCAGGCGTCCGGGCTGCCGTACGTGATCGAGAACGTCCCCGGCGCCCCGCTGCACAACCCGGTCACGCTGTGCGGGGCGATGTTCCCCGGCCTGCGCGTCTACCGGCACCGCGAGTTCGAGACCAGCCACCCCGTACCCGCCCCGGCGCACCCGGCGCACGCCGCGCCGCTGCGCAAGATGGGCCGCCCGCCCCAGCCCGGCGAGTTCGTCCACGTAGTCGGCAACTTCTCCGGCGTCGACTACGCCCGCGAGGCGATGGACATCGCCTGGATGACCCGCGACGAACTCCGCGAGGCCATCCCGCCCGCCTACACGCTCCACATCGGCACCGCACTCGCCGACGCCCTGACCGCAGGGGAGGTGGCCGCATGA
- a CDS encoding cobalamin B12-binding domain-containing protein, with translation MTPLLATAGHTGPDLGAWILLAVLAAAGHLLHCVIWPYRPCRKCGGAGRFRSPSGRAWRYCNRCSGRGAQLRTGRRIWTHLKNTNRNR, from the coding sequence GTGACCCCCCTGCTCGCCACCGCCGGCCACACCGGCCCCGACCTCGGCGCCTGGATCCTGCTCGCCGTCCTCGCCGCCGCCGGCCACCTGCTCCACTGCGTGATCTGGCCGTATCGGCCGTGCCGTAAATGCGGCGGCGCCGGACGGTTCCGCTCCCCGTCCGGCCGCGCCTGGCGCTACTGCAACCGCTGCTCCGGCCGCGGCGCGCAACTGCGCACCGGCCGCCGCATCTGGACCCACCTCAAGAACACCAACCGCAACCGGTGA
- a CDS encoding cell division protein FtsK, giving the protein MSFTKTMGEVVRLPVPHPDHPAGPAPGLDAPAASPDGTGNDAPPGPPVPAPVPSGDDGDGDGDALEGRVLVDGPDTARPDVRARRMAAERDRRRPIIAPWLRDRGEARATVRWAAGYAGHVTGYHAVRIPLYGLRLALRSPRGLYRVAVGTGRWTFDLESRPLRTYAIDHHDDDAYLRLMSERNDRVRARMLTTGAGLAGSGLAAAAVAAAGGVTQTIVVAALVALLGWIGTPTDRRILDTAVVSTKAPKLTSEIVVRALSALGNAEINKAVGKGGSGITFPAPITRDGPGWRAEVDLPYGVTATDIMERRDRLASGLRRPLGCVWPEPAHDQHAGRLVLWVGDQDMNQVKPAAGPLAKTAARVDLFKPVPFGTDQRGRPVTVELMYANALIGAMPGMGKTFAMRVLALASALDPAAELRVYELKGTGDLSALEKVAHQYGSGRDDDTLAECLAALRELHKDLERRAKAIRKLPKDLCPENKVTPELAARRSLGLFPSVFILDECQNLFAHPDLGDEADRLATDIIKLGRALGVILLLATQRPDKDSLPTGVSGNVGLRFCLKVMGQTENDMILGTSMYKNGIRATTFTKKDKGIGYLAGETDDPQTVRAYYIDNPTAARIAGRARALRKAAGTLTGYATGEDATPAADDAGTSLLDDIAAVLRPGEDKVWSEVIVTRLAGLRPATYGAWGALDATSKAKQLTAALKPHGIATGQIWGHDGTGKGSNRRGIAATHICDALAGRDHTTP; this is encoded by the coding sequence ATGAGCTTCACCAAGACCATGGGCGAGGTCGTCCGCCTGCCCGTCCCGCACCCCGATCACCCCGCCGGCCCGGCCCCCGGCCTCGACGCGCCGGCCGCCTCGCCGGACGGCACCGGCAACGACGCCCCGCCCGGCCCGCCGGTACCCGCGCCCGTCCCGTCCGGCGACGACGGCGACGGCGATGGTGACGCCCTTGAGGGCCGCGTCCTGGTGGACGGCCCCGACACCGCCCGCCCGGACGTGCGCGCCCGCCGGATGGCCGCCGAACGTGACCGGCGCCGCCCGATCATCGCGCCGTGGCTGCGTGACCGCGGCGAGGCCCGCGCCACTGTGCGGTGGGCGGCCGGATACGCCGGTCACGTCACCGGCTATCACGCCGTCCGGATCCCGCTGTACGGCCTGCGGCTGGCACTGCGGTCCCCGCGCGGGCTGTACCGGGTGGCCGTGGGCACCGGCCGGTGGACGTTCGATCTGGAGTCCCGGCCGCTGCGCACTTACGCCATCGACCACCACGATGACGACGCCTATCTGCGGCTGATGAGCGAGCGCAATGACCGCGTCCGCGCCCGGATGCTCACCACCGGCGCAGGGCTGGCCGGTAGCGGGCTGGCCGCCGCCGCGGTGGCCGCCGCCGGCGGCGTCACCCAGACCATCGTGGTCGCCGCGCTCGTGGCGCTGCTGGGCTGGATCGGCACCCCGACCGACCGGCGCATCCTCGACACCGCCGTCGTCTCCACCAAGGCACCCAAGCTCACCTCGGAAATCGTGGTCCGGGCACTGTCGGCGCTGGGCAACGCCGAGATCAACAAGGCCGTCGGCAAGGGCGGGAGCGGGATCACCTTCCCCGCCCCGATCACCCGTGACGGCCCCGGCTGGCGCGCCGAGGTCGACCTCCCCTACGGGGTCACCGCCACCGACATCATGGAACGCCGAGACCGCCTGGCCTCGGGGCTGCGCCGCCCGCTGGGCTGCGTGTGGCCCGAACCCGCGCACGACCAGCACGCCGGGCGGCTGGTGCTGTGGGTCGGTGACCAGGACATGAACCAGGTCAAGCCGGCCGCCGGGCCGCTGGCCAAGACCGCCGCCCGCGTGGACCTGTTCAAGCCGGTCCCGTTCGGCACCGACCAGCGTGGACGCCCGGTCACCGTGGAACTGATGTACGCCAACGCCCTGATCGGCGCGATGCCCGGCATGGGCAAGACGTTCGCGATGCGGGTGCTGGCGCTGGCCTCCGCCCTGGATCCGGCCGCCGAACTGCGCGTCTACGAACTCAAGGGCACCGGTGACCTGTCGGCCCTGGAGAAGGTGGCCCACCAGTACGGATCGGGGCGGGATGACGACACCCTCGCCGAGTGCCTGGCCGCGCTGCGCGAACTGCACAAGGACCTGGAACGGCGCGCCAAGGCGATCCGCAAGCTGCCCAAGGACTTGTGCCCGGAGAACAAGGTCACCCCGGAACTGGCCGCCCGGCGGTCGCTGGGCCTGTTCCCCTCGGTGTTCATCCTGGACGAGTGCCAGAACCTGTTCGCACACCCCGACCTCGGTGACGAGGCCGACCGGCTGGCCACCGACATCATCAAACTCGGCCGCGCCCTCGGCGTCATCCTGCTGCTGGCAACCCAGCGCCCTGACAAGGACTCGCTTCCCACCGGCGTCTCGGGCAACGTCGGGCTGCGGTTCTGCCTGAAGGTCATGGGCCAGACTGAGAATGACATGATCCTGGGCACCTCGATGTACAAGAACGGGATCCGCGCCACCACCTTCACCAAGAAGGACAAGGGCATCGGCTACCTGGCAGGCGAGACCGACGACCCCCAGACCGTCCGCGCCTACTACATCGACAACCCCACCGCCGCCCGCATCGCCGGCCGCGCCCGCGCACTGCGCAAGGCCGCCGGAACCCTGACCGGGTACGCCACCGGCGAGGACGCCACCCCTGCCGCCGACGACGCCGGAACATCGCTGCTGGACGACATCGCCGCGGTCCTGCGGCCCGGCGAGGACAAGGTGTGGTCGGAGGTCATCGTCACCCGGCTGGCCGGCCTGCGCCCGGCCACCTACGGCGCGTGGGGCGCCCTGGACGCCACCAGCAAGGCCAAACAACTCACCGCCGCTCTCAAGCCCCACGGCATCGCAACCGGGCAGATTTGGGGACACGACGGAACCGGCAAGGGCAGCAACCGCCGCGGCATCGCCGCCACGCACATCTGCGACGCCCTCGCCGGCCGCGACCACACCACCCCGTGA
- a CDS encoding DUF2637 domain-containing protein — protein MTTTLDHHVPAGSGAPAQPITEPHATPAPSSTTGTRRARALSSGEFAAVATVAALVAVLGLLGFVNSFAAVADASRPSFGRLAWSVPLGIDLGIGIFAALDIVLSRLDMRVRWLRLIPWTLTAATVYLNVASEHTVFGKVAHAVLPALWVIAVEVAAHVIRVRAGIESGTRMDGIRTSRWILAPWATLKLWRRMVLWEIRSYPDALTRERARVLALMDLQDTYGRWTWRRHAPRRVRALYRLGELLPAADPACAVESPSGGPGADGPSLPAADRPALESGPSAAPAAGPSTPPSRTSRRTAPGRSTARTGGRSARPSRTRKTGKTAPPPDVDDLMPLGWRIAADLGARDVALTRDTLAAQLREAGQSAGNARVGALLARLKTEAPTDPATVPAGTPAAAPAAEGDEPR, from the coding sequence ATGACCACCACCCTCGACCACCACGTTCCCGCCGGATCCGGCGCCCCGGCCCAACCGATCACAGAACCTCACGCGACCCCGGCGCCGTCCTCGACGACCGGCACCCGGCGGGCCCGCGCGCTGTCGTCGGGAGAGTTCGCCGCGGTTGCGACCGTCGCCGCGCTCGTTGCGGTCTTGGGCTTGCTGGGGTTCGTCAACAGCTTCGCGGCCGTGGCCGATGCCTCCCGCCCGTCGTTCGGGCGGCTGGCGTGGTCGGTGCCTCTCGGTATCGACCTGGGGATCGGTATCTTCGCCGCGTTGGACATCGTGCTGTCCCGGCTGGACATGCGGGTGCGGTGGCTGCGGCTGATCCCCTGGACGCTGACCGCCGCGACCGTGTACCTCAACGTGGCCAGCGAGCACACGGTGTTCGGCAAGGTCGCCCACGCGGTCCTGCCCGCGCTGTGGGTCATCGCCGTCGAGGTCGCCGCGCACGTCATCCGCGTCCGCGCCGGTATCGAGTCCGGCACCCGGATGGACGGGATCCGCACCTCGCGGTGGATCCTCGCCCCCTGGGCCACGCTCAAGCTGTGGCGCCGGATGGTGCTGTGGGAGATCCGCTCCTACCCCGACGCCCTCACCCGTGAGCGTGCCCGTGTCCTGGCGCTCATGGACCTGCAGGACACCTACGGCCGGTGGACGTGGCGCCGCCACGCACCCCGCCGCGTCCGCGCCCTGTACCGGCTCGGCGAACTCCTCCCCGCCGCCGACCCGGCGTGCGCCGTTGAGAGCCCGTCCGGTGGACCGGGGGCGGACGGGCCGTCGCTGCCCGCCGCGGACCGTCCCGCGCTGGAGTCCGGGCCGTCCGCCGCGCCCGCCGCCGGACCGTCCACGCCGCCGTCCCGGACCAGCAGGCGGACGGCCCCGGGCAGGTCCACGGCCCGGACCGGCGGACGGTCCGCCCGCCCGTCCCGGACGCGCAAGACCGGCAAGACCGCGCCGCCGCCGGACGTCGACGACCTCATGCCGCTGGGCTGGCGCATCGCCGCCGACCTCGGCGCCCGCGACGTGGCACTTACCCGCGACACCCTCGCCGCCCAGCTCCGCGAGGCGGGCCAGAGCGCCGGCAACGCCCGCGTCGGTGCCCTGCTCGCCCGCCTCAAGACCGAAGCACCCACCGACCCTGCAACCGTCCCGGCCGGCACGCCCGCAGCCGCGCCGGCCGCCGAGGGAGACGAACCGCGATGA